From Cellulomonas fimi ATCC 484, a single genomic window includes:
- a CDS encoding electron transfer flavoprotein subunit beta/FixA family protein, protein MRIVVCVKHVPDIQSERALGPDGRAVRDGGDGTLNELDENAVEAALALVEGAGDGSVTVLTVGPDDAVDAVRKGLQMGADEAVHVVDDAIAGSDALGTARVLAAAVRHLDAQTPVDLVVTGMAGLDGLTSLLPTALAQLLDLPALPLGAELTVDVAARTVRVRRNLDHATEVLEAPLPAVVSVTDQANEPRYPNFKGIMAARKKPVTTLALADLGVDPTEVGAAGARTQVVAAAARPAREDRVLVNDDGTAGVRLAQYLVEHKLV, encoded by the coding sequence GTGAGGATCGTCGTCTGCGTGAAGCACGTCCCGGACATCCAGTCGGAGCGGGCCCTGGGCCCCGACGGTCGCGCGGTGCGCGACGGCGGGGACGGCACGCTCAACGAGCTGGACGAGAACGCCGTCGAGGCCGCGCTCGCACTCGTCGAGGGAGCAGGCGACGGGTCCGTCACGGTCCTCACCGTCGGGCCCGACGACGCCGTCGACGCGGTCCGCAAGGGCCTGCAGATGGGCGCCGACGAGGCCGTGCACGTCGTCGACGACGCGATCGCGGGGTCCGACGCGCTCGGCACCGCCCGCGTGCTCGCCGCGGCCGTCCGGCACCTCGACGCGCAGACGCCCGTCGACCTCGTCGTGACGGGCATGGCGGGCCTCGACGGCCTCACGTCGCTGCTGCCGACGGCCCTCGCGCAGCTCCTCGACCTGCCCGCGCTGCCGCTCGGCGCCGAGCTCACCGTCGACGTCGCCGCGCGCACCGTCCGCGTGCGCCGCAACCTCGACCACGCCACCGAGGTGCTCGAGGCGCCGCTGCCCGCCGTCGTCTCGGTCACCGACCAGGCGAACGAGCCGCGGTACCCGAACTTCAAGGGGATCATGGCGGCCCGCAAGAAGCCGGTGACGACGCTCGCGCTCGCCGACCTCGGCGTCGACCCCACGGAGGTGGGTGCCGCAGGTGCCCGCACCCAGGTCGTCGCCGCGGCCGCCCGGCCCGCGCGCGAGGACCGCGTGCTCGTGAACGACGACGGCACCGCGGGCGTCCGGCTCGCGCAGTACCTCGTCGAGCACAAGCTCGTCTGA
- the glgX gene encoding glycogen debranching protein GlgX: protein MTTPFPSRRPPRLGVHVTDQGVDVAVLAAHATAVELCLFDGVEGTLTERRITLSGPVHGVFSASVPGIRAGQRYGFRAHGPWNPAAGLRYNPTKLLVDPYARGLLGEVEHVPQTYGHVVGPDLRGDPYGPPDHRDSAGHVPFSVVVDTRDLRSPDPTTNRPWTPWSRTVVYEAHVKGLTALHDALPTELRGTYAGLAHPAVLDHLLGLGVTAVELLPVHAFSSEPHLVEKGLTNYWGYSTLGFFAPHAAYATREARALGPAAVLDEVRTTVHALHEAGLEVLLDVVYNHTCEGGLPGQHLSWRGLDSALYYAHDGGVPARLADVTGTGNTLDFRRPEVTRMTLDSLRYWADVVGVDGFRFDLAVTLGRDVDGFTPYHPLLVAAQVDPSLHGLKLVAEPWDVGPGGWRTGQFPVPFAEWNDRFRNATRSFWLADPARAAHGLPGHRVRDLATRLSGSVDLFGHTDPPLVRGPVASVNYVTAHDGFTLADLVAYDHKHNAANGEQNRDGTDDNRSWNHGIEGPVRLDSPGADLLPLRRRSIRNLLATLVLAAGTPMITAGDEMGRTQQGNNNAYCQDSELSWVRWDASPWRKDLLATARWLLLLRRQHAALRAERFYSGRPLLPGRRPDLAWYDALGTPFDHARWHDPALRTFQMVRTAPPPGDDTVMLVVNGALDSVDVVLADEHGGRWRLAWDSVWEHPRDERAEAIASGLHAAPGDTTVLEPLSMRVYVQDPPV from the coding sequence GTGACCACGCCCTTCCCGTCCCGACGGCCGCCCCGGCTCGGCGTCCACGTCACGGACCAGGGCGTCGACGTCGCGGTCCTGGCCGCGCACGCCACCGCGGTCGAGCTCTGCCTGTTCGACGGCGTCGAGGGCACCCTGACGGAGCGCCGCATCACGCTGTCCGGCCCGGTGCACGGCGTGTTCTCCGCGTCCGTGCCGGGGATCCGCGCGGGCCAGCGCTACGGCTTCCGTGCGCACGGGCCGTGGAACCCGGCGGCGGGCCTGCGCTACAACCCGACGAAGCTGCTCGTCGACCCGTACGCGCGCGGCCTGCTGGGCGAGGTCGAGCACGTCCCGCAGACGTACGGCCACGTGGTCGGCCCGGACCTGCGGGGCGACCCCTACGGCCCGCCCGACCACCGCGACTCGGCGGGGCACGTGCCGTTCTCGGTGGTCGTCGACACGCGCGACCTGCGCAGCCCCGACCCGACGACCAACCGGCCGTGGACGCCCTGGTCGCGCACGGTCGTGTACGAGGCGCACGTCAAGGGCCTGACGGCGCTGCACGACGCGCTGCCGACCGAGCTGCGGGGCACCTACGCCGGGCTCGCGCACCCCGCGGTCCTCGACCACCTGCTGGGCCTGGGTGTGACGGCGGTCGAGCTGCTTCCGGTGCACGCGTTCTCCTCCGAGCCGCACCTCGTCGAGAAGGGCCTGACGAACTACTGGGGCTACTCGACGCTCGGCTTCTTCGCGCCGCACGCGGCGTACGCGACGAGGGAGGCGCGCGCCCTGGGCCCGGCCGCGGTGCTGGACGAGGTGCGCACGACCGTGCACGCGCTGCACGAGGCGGGCCTCGAGGTGCTGCTCGACGTGGTCTACAACCACACGTGCGAGGGCGGGCTGCCCGGGCAGCACCTGTCGTGGCGCGGGCTCGACTCGGCGCTGTACTACGCGCACGACGGCGGCGTCCCGGCGCGGCTCGCGGACGTCACGGGCACCGGCAACACGCTGGACTTCCGCCGCCCCGAGGTCACGCGCATGACGCTCGACTCGCTGCGGTACTGGGCGGACGTCGTCGGTGTGGACGGCTTCCGCTTCGACCTCGCGGTCACGCTGGGGCGCGACGTCGACGGCTTCACGCCGTACCACCCGCTGCTCGTCGCCGCGCAGGTCGACCCGAGCCTGCACGGGCTCAAGCTCGTCGCGGAGCCGTGGGACGTCGGCCCGGGCGGCTGGCGCACGGGCCAGTTCCCGGTGCCGTTCGCGGAGTGGAACGACCGGTTCCGCAACGCGACGCGGTCGTTCTGGCTCGCGGACCCGGCGCGCGCCGCGCACGGCCTGCCCGGGCACCGGGTGCGCGACCTCGCGACGCGCCTGTCGGGGTCGGTCGACCTGTTCGGGCACACGGACCCGCCGCTCGTGCGCGGCCCGGTCGCGTCGGTCAACTACGTGACGGCGCACGACGGCTTCACGCTCGCGGACCTCGTCGCCTACGACCACAAGCACAACGCGGCGAACGGCGAGCAGAACCGCGACGGGACGGACGACAACCGGTCCTGGAACCACGGCATCGAGGGCCCGGTGCGGCTGGACTCGCCGGGCGCGGACCTGCTGCCGCTGCGCCGCCGGTCGATCCGCAACCTGCTCGCGACGCTCGTCCTCGCGGCGGGCACCCCCATGATCACGGCGGGCGACGAGATGGGGCGCACGCAGCAGGGCAACAACAACGCCTACTGCCAGGACTCCGAGCTGTCGTGGGTGCGCTGGGACGCCTCCCCGTGGCGCAAGGACCTGCTGGCGACGGCCCGGTGGCTGCTGCTGCTGCGTCGCCAGCACGCGGCGCTGCGCGCGGAGCGGTTCTACTCGGGACGCCCGCTGCTGCCGGGCCGCCGGCCGGACCTGGCCTGGTACGACGCGCTCGGCACCCCGTTCGACCACGCGCGCTGGCACGACCCGGCGCTGCGCACGTTCCAGATGGTCCGCACGGCCCCGCCGCCGGGCGACGACACCGTGATGCTCGTGGTCAACGGCGCGCTGGACTCGGTCGACGTGGTGCTGGCGGACGAGCACGGGGGCCGCTGGAGGCTGGCCTGGGACTCGGTGTGGGAGCACCCGCGCGACGAGCGTGCGGAGGCGATCGCGAGCGGCCTGCACGCGGCGCCGGGTGACACGACGGTGCTGGAGCCGCTGAGCATGCGCGTCTACGTGCAGGACCCGCCCGTCTGA